The following are encoded in a window of Mycoplasmopsis bovis PG45 genomic DNA:
- the cmk gene encoding (d)CMP kinase — translation MSNKINIAIDGPCGAGKSTVAKEVSKKLNYVFINSGSVYRAIALSAIRMNVDFETESEVFKMLSKIEIDLDEHENIFLNNTNVSDAIRDDKVAKAASKVAQYPLIRHYVVDFIHKITKKSKGYIMDGRDTTFKLMPHAELKIFLTGTPEVRARRRALENKDKGFETNYDVVLAEVKSRDYADQHRETDPLHITDDAIVIDSTDMNFEQVVEKIVSLAKERM, via the coding sequence ATGAGCAACAAAATAAATATAGCAATAGATGGACCATGTGGAGCCGGTAAATCCACTGTTGCTAAAGAGGTAAGCAAAAAACTAAATTATGTGTTTATAAACAGCGGAAGTGTTTATAGAGCAATAGCTCTTAGTGCAATAAGAATGAATGTTGATTTTGAAACTGAAAGCGAAGTTTTTAAGATGCTTAGCAAGATTGAAATTGACTTAGACGAACACGAAAACATCTTTCTTAATAACACAAATGTATCGGACGCAATTAGGGACGATAAAGTAGCAAAAGCTGCCTCAAAAGTTGCTCAATACCCATTGATAAGACACTATGTTGTTGATTTTATTCATAAAATAACCAAAAAATCTAAAGGGTATATTATGGACGGCCGTGATACAACTTTTAAGTTAATGCCACATGCTGAATTAAAAATTTTTCTCACAGGGACTCCTGAAGTAAGAGCTAGAAGACGAGCACTTGAAAATAAGGACAAAGGATTTGAAACCAACTATGATGTTGTTTTAGCAGAAGTTAAATCTAGAGACTATGCAGATCAGCACAGAGAAACAGATCCTTTACATATAACTGATGATGCAATCGTAATTGATTCAACTGATATGAATTTTGAACAAGTGGTTGAAAAAATTGTTAGTTTAGCAAAAGAAAGAATGTAG
- the der gene encoding ribosome biogenesis GTPase Der, with the protein MKKNVIAIIGKPNVGKSTLFNRLVGKRSSITFDRPGVTRDRLYESFMWNGKEINVIDTGGIQIEKKDFQDQILIQAKIAIQEANVVIFIVDGQSSITSDDKMIYSMLQKSGKPIIVVANKLDNISKFDYGWYSLGADHVFRISALHGNGIGDVLDQCLKYLNFDTDNVSPYFKLSIIGQPNSGKSSLLNAITHENRSIVSDIAGTTRDSVKSVVELRGHKIEIIDTAGITKKSKIDDTVEHLALKRAMSSLDESDLSIVLIDSTRELAHFDARIIGYALENNKPIIICVNKWDLINKTQDTMNEYRKKLKNRFHFVPWVPVEFISAKTGARIDKLIDIVLKVKENLEREIKPSVLTNLIRESQLIQPAPPYNGGRLNIYFARKTENKIPTFIFFVNNKKFVHFSYQRFLEKQIRQNIEYTGCPINIIFKNKSNEFE; encoded by the coding sequence ATGAAAAAGAATGTAATTGCTATTATTGGAAAGCCTAATGTTGGTAAAAGTACCCTATTTAATAGGCTTGTTGGTAAAAGAAGTTCAATTACCTTTGACAGACCTGGCGTTACTAGAGACAGGTTATATGAATCATTTATGTGAAACGGTAAAGAGATCAATGTAATTGACACTGGTGGAATTCAAATTGAAAAGAAAGATTTTCAAGATCAAATATTAATTCAAGCTAAGATTGCTATTCAAGAAGCAAACGTTGTTATTTTTATTGTGGATGGTCAATCATCTATTACTTCTGATGACAAAATGATTTACAGTATGCTTCAAAAGTCAGGCAAACCTATTATTGTTGTAGCCAATAAGCTAGATAATATTTCAAAATTTGACTATGGATGATATTCACTAGGAGCTGACCATGTTTTTAGAATTAGTGCATTACACGGTAATGGTATAGGTGATGTTTTAGATCAATGTCTTAAGTACTTAAATTTTGATACTGACAATGTAAGTCCATATTTTAAACTTTCAATTATAGGCCAACCAAATTCAGGCAAAAGTTCACTCTTAAATGCTATAACTCATGAAAACAGATCAATTGTTTCTGATATAGCAGGCACAACTAGAGATAGTGTAAAAAGTGTAGTTGAATTAAGAGGCCATAAGATTGAAATTATAGATACTGCAGGAATTACTAAGAAAAGCAAAATTGATGATACTGTTGAGCATTTAGCACTTAAAAGAGCAATGTCTTCACTCGATGAATCTGACTTATCTATAGTTCTTATTGATTCAACCAGAGAGCTAGCACACTTTGATGCTCGAATCATTGGATATGCCTTAGAAAACAATAAACCTATAATAATTTGTGTTAATAAATGGGACTTAATTAATAAGACTCAAGACACAATGAATGAATATCGTAAGAAATTAAAAAACCGTTTTCATTTTGTTCCCTGAGTACCTGTCGAATTTATTTCAGCTAAAACAGGGGCTAGAATTGACAAACTTATTGACATTGTATTAAAGGTTAAAGAAAACTTAGAGAGAGAAATTAAGCCTTCTGTACTTACAAATTTAATAAGGGAAAGTCAATTGATTCAACCTGCGCCACCATATAATGGAGGAAGATTGAATATTTACTTTGCTCGAAAAACAGAAAATAAAATACCAACATTTATCTTTTTCGTTAATAATAAAAAATTTGTCCACTTTAGCTATCAAAGATTTTTAGAAAAGCAAATTAGACAAAATATAGAATATACCGGGTGCCCTATTAATATCATTTTCAAAAATAAGTCTAATGAATTTGAATAA